The proteins below come from a single Corynebacterium cystitidis genomic window:
- the purM gene encoding phosphoribosylformylglycinamidine cyclo-ligase — translation MTDQNTTDSGASYAAAGVSIEEGDRAVELLAQHAKRATRPEVRGGIGGFAGLFELGKYRNPLLAAGSDGVGTKLVVAQAMDKHDTIGIDLVAMCVDDLVVCGAEPLFLQDYIATGKVVPEKIAAIVGGIAEGCVQAGAALLGGETAEHPGVMDENDYDVSATAVGVVEADDLLGPDKVRVGDAIIAMGSSGLHSNGYSLARHVLFDKAGLTVDSFMDELGRNLGEELLVPTRIYAQDCLALMSECDVRTFCHVTGGGLVGNMERIIPEGMVAEMYRTTWTPQQIFRTIASLGKVSREEMEKTFNMGVGMVAIVSAKDKERTLAMLTARHVECWELGEVRSAQEGETARATLEGNNPKY, via the coding sequence ATGACCGACCAGAACACAACCGATTCCGGTGCGTCCTACGCCGCAGCAGGTGTGTCCATCGAGGAAGGCGACCGTGCCGTTGAACTGCTGGCACAGCACGCGAAGCGGGCCACCCGGCCCGAGGTGCGTGGCGGAATCGGCGGCTTCGCTGGACTTTTCGAACTGGGCAAGTACCGCAACCCGCTGCTGGCTGCTGGCTCCGACGGAGTAGGCACCAAGCTGGTTGTGGCCCAAGCAATGGATAAGCACGACACCATCGGTATTGATTTGGTCGCGATGTGCGTGGATGATCTTGTGGTTTGTGGTGCCGAACCCCTGTTCTTGCAGGACTATATCGCCACCGGCAAGGTGGTGCCCGAAAAGATCGCCGCTATTGTCGGCGGCATCGCTGAAGGTTGCGTGCAAGCAGGCGCGGCACTTCTGGGCGGTGAGACGGCTGAGCACCCAGGCGTGATGGATGAAAACGACTACGACGTTTCCGCCACCGCGGTAGGTGTTGTTGAAGCTGATGACCTACTTGGTCCCGACAAAGTGCGCGTGGGCGATGCCATCATCGCCATGGGCTCGTCAGGCCTCCACTCCAACGGCTACTCCCTGGCCCGCCACGTCCTCTTCGACAAAGCGGGTCTGACAGTGGACTCCTTTATGGATGAGCTGGGCCGCAACCTAGGTGAAGAACTATTGGTTCCCACCCGCATCTATGCGCAGGATTGCCTGGCGCTGATGTCTGAGTGTGACGTGCGCACGTTCTGTCACGTCACCGGCGGTGGATTGGTGGGCAACATGGAACGTATTATTCCGGAGGGCATGGTTGCAGAAATGTACAGGACTACCTGGACTCCGCAGCAAATCTTCCGCACCATTGCGTCGCTGGGCAAGGTCAGCCGTGAAGAGATGGAAAAGACCTTCAATATGGGCGTAGGCATGGTGGCGATCGTGTCCGCAAAGGATAAGGAACGCACCTTGGCCATGCTTACCGCGCGCCACGTTGAGTGCTGGGAGTTGGGTGAGGTCCGCTCTGCGCAGGAGGGTGAGACTGCCCGCGCAACTCTTGAGGGCAACAATCCTAAGTATTAA
- a CDS encoding DUF3073 domain-containing protein: MGRGRAKAKQTKVARQLKYNTPEMDLESLQRELAGQAPTRSWDDDDEYEVDEQYAEYADWEPEEDDDRH, translated from the coding sequence ATGGGCCGCGGACGCGCCAAAGCAAAGCAGACCAAGGTTGCACGCCAATTAAAGTACAACACGCCCGAGATGGATTTGGAGTCCCTCCAGCGGGAGCTAGCAGGCCAAGCGCCAACTCGCAGCTGGGATGACGACGATGAGTACGAGGTCGACGAACAGTACGCGGAATACGCGGACTGGGAGCCTGAAGAGGACGACGACCGCCACTAA
- the ygfZ gene encoding CAF17-like 4Fe-4S cluster assembly/insertion protein YgfZ — protein MTNLDTYSSPLLARPSARKHVDDSLIDAAGVAWHYGEPLAEQRRIDTGPVVVDRSHRRVIKVTGEDAAEFLNNLLTQKLDDASAGFSAACLDLDIQGRILHQGYVTRTDDAFYLDTPSYCYPTFVDFLQKMIFWSKVEITEANLGILTLLGDLSTLDDDALSDLPTVFERHVDWDGVPRHDVAVPRDQLEAVVEKLEARGVVLAGLMAFTAERVRAGEPEMRADLDEKSIPHEAPRLINRPGRVRAVHLEKGCYRGQETVGRVENLGRSPRLLVLLQLDGSVPEDPVPGSHILANGRKSGRLGTVVHDCDYGPIALALLKRNAVQADELIIEGESTVSATVDRDYIPEEETTKPGREAIAKLRGQN, from the coding sequence GTGACAAATCTTGATACTTATTCGTCCCCGTTACTCGCCCGCCCATCGGCACGAAAGCATGTCGATGACTCTCTCATTGATGCCGCCGGGGTTGCTTGGCACTACGGCGAGCCACTGGCCGAACAACGCAGAATTGACACCGGCCCGGTCGTCGTCGACCGTTCCCACCGTCGCGTCATCAAAGTTACAGGCGAAGACGCCGCAGAATTTTTGAACAATTTGCTCACCCAGAAGCTTGACGACGCCAGCGCCGGATTCTCCGCCGCCTGCCTGGACCTCGACATCCAAGGCCGCATCCTCCACCAGGGATATGTCACCCGCACCGATGACGCGTTTTACCTGGACACGCCGTCATACTGCTACCCTACATTCGTCGATTTCCTGCAGAAGATGATCTTCTGGTCCAAGGTCGAGATCACAGAAGCTAACCTCGGGATTCTCACCCTGCTCGGTGATTTAAGCACGCTTGACGACGACGCGTTGTCCGATCTGCCGACAGTTTTTGAGCGCCACGTGGATTGGGATGGTGTCCCACGCCACGACGTGGCTGTGCCGCGAGATCAGCTGGAGGCGGTCGTCGAAAAGCTCGAAGCACGCGGTGTAGTGCTGGCGGGCTTAATGGCATTTACTGCTGAACGGGTCCGTGCTGGTGAGCCCGAAATGCGCGCGGATCTCGACGAAAAATCCATCCCTCATGAAGCTCCGCGGCTAATTAACCGACCTGGTCGCGTGCGCGCGGTCCACCTCGAAAAGGGGTGCTACCGCGGGCAGGAAACTGTGGGACGCGTGGAGAATCTTGGGCGCTCTCCTCGCCTGCTCGTGCTGCTACAGCTTGATGGCTCGGTGCCCGAAGACCCAGTTCCCGGTTCGCACATTCTGGCGAATGGCAGGAAGTCGGGCCGGCTGGGAACCGTGGTGCACGACTGCGATTATGGCCCGATTGCCCTTGCCCTGCTGAAACGCAACGCTGTACAAGCCGACGAGCTGATCATCGAGGGCGAATCCACCGTCAGCGCCACTGTGGACCGCGACTACATTCCTGAAGAAGAAACAACGAAGCCGGGAAGGGAAGCTATCGCAAAATTACGTGGCCAAAACTAA
- a CDS encoding aminodeoxychorismate lyase: MSPVSVSPQPVIYIVEPFGGSVRRQNPNLPHVFWDDAAVTRGDGVFESILVRNSQVVNLRAHSARFARSAQLLDLPEVNEDSWVRATREAVADFARERSGGPFEATCTWTFTRGRESTGVPSAWITLRELPASVIAQRDMGVKVMTAPRGYTITPDLPDSEVSAPWLAVGAKTLNYVANMAAMRWARAQGYDDVIYIEPAEKLGDARVLEGATSTVLVFKKGGKIRTPHHGRNVLAGTTQQAIFETAQADGWRCKTSALTVDELRKAESVWLVSSTRVATRVTKLNDEKMPAPANEAEIRALFEKAINASLEG; the protein is encoded by the coding sequence ATGAGCCCAGTGAGTGTGTCCCCGCAGCCCGTCATCTATATTGTTGAGCCGTTTGGGGGCTCAGTGCGTAGGCAAAACCCTAACCTGCCACACGTGTTCTGGGACGATGCGGCTGTCACTCGAGGCGATGGTGTGTTTGAATCTATTCTGGTGCGCAACTCGCAGGTGGTGAATCTCCGGGCGCATAGTGCGCGTTTTGCTCGCTCGGCGCAACTTCTGGATCTGCCGGAGGTCAACGAAGACAGCTGGGTGCGCGCAACGCGAGAAGCAGTCGCCGATTTCGCTCGGGAGCGCAGCGGCGGGCCATTCGAGGCTACATGCACCTGGACGTTTACGCGGGGGCGCGAATCAACGGGGGTGCCATCGGCGTGGATCACGTTGCGGGAATTACCAGCCAGCGTGATTGCCCAACGCGACATGGGTGTGAAAGTGATGACAGCTCCGCGCGGATACACCATCACACCTGACCTTCCTGATTCAGAAGTTTCTGCGCCTTGGCTTGCGGTGGGGGCGAAGACCCTGAACTATGTGGCGAATATGGCGGCCATGCGGTGGGCCCGGGCACAGGGCTATGACGATGTGATTTATATCGAACCTGCGGAGAAATTAGGCGATGCCCGGGTGCTTGAGGGTGCGACGTCCACGGTGCTGGTGTTTAAAAAAGGCGGGAAGATCCGCACTCCACACCATGGTAGGAACGTGCTTGCGGGCACGACTCAACAAGCCATTTTCGAGACTGCTCAGGCCGACGGGTGGCGCTGTAAAACCTCCGCTCTCACCGTCGATGAGCTGCGCAAAGCTGAATCGGTCTGGTTGGTGAGCTCGACCCGGGTGGCCACGCGGGTAACCAAGCTTAACGACGAAAAAATGCCCGCTCCTGCCAATGAAGCCGAGATCCGGGCATTGTTTGAGAAAGCGATCAACGCGAGCCTAGAAGGCTAG
- a CDS encoding FABP family protein, with amino-acid sequence MSNSDNETPEQSASQPLDGNEAINLAEQQAKSTAHRNIPPLDLDEIPLADDTANLRQGPSLHDGLLALLPLVGVWQGFGQANNDGEEYAFGQRLVIFHDGENYLRFESQMWRVDSDGNSTGADQRETGFWRISLKDEIEVTLNSSRGLVEIMYGEPVNDRAWQLESASTIVTATGPDTHGPGKRLYGLMPDNSLGWVDERMKDGQLVPYMSAQLTRIVG; translated from the coding sequence ATGAGCAATAGTGATAACGAAACACCCGAACAATCAGCTTCCCAGCCATTGGACGGAAACGAGGCGATTAACCTCGCGGAGCAGCAGGCGAAAAGCACAGCGCATCGCAATATCCCACCACTTGACCTGGACGAAATCCCGCTTGCCGACGACACCGCCAACCTACGCCAAGGCCCAAGCCTGCATGACGGTCTCCTGGCACTTCTTCCACTAGTTGGGGTGTGGCAGGGCTTCGGCCAGGCCAACAATGACGGCGAGGAGTATGCTTTCGGCCAGCGCCTCGTCATTTTCCATGATGGGGAGAACTACCTACGCTTCGAGTCCCAGATGTGGCGCGTCGATTCGGACGGTAATTCCACAGGGGCAGATCAACGCGAGACCGGGTTCTGGCGCATCAGCCTGAAAGACGAGATCGAGGTCACCCTAAATAGTTCCCGCGGCCTCGTAGAAATCATGTACGGCGAACCCGTCAATGACCGTGCCTGGCAGCTCGAAAGCGCATCGACGATCGTCACCGCTACAGGCCCTGACACCCACGGACCTGGTAAGCGCCTCTATGGCCTGATGCCTGACAACTCTTTGGGCTGGGTTGACGAACGCATGAAAGACGGCCAGCTTGTACCCTACATGTCGGCACAGCTCACCCGTATTGTCGGCTAG
- a CDS encoding LmeA family phospholipid-binding protein, protein MNTDSFLARFSLTRFSRPLAVLATIVILVASFGLVDSLTAAHVEHRLSQTVKENSRLATTPAVYVGGVPFAQVLVTENIPHLSVNALDVDIEDLGIVNASTDIYNVELPASAAYSGDVVGHVAELMKRRVSLDGVALGQFLGMTDLDIANPYDISPGGGVASEAQLTGTLPGMSEKTSVIVSLRLDGPMFRMDPIEIITSGEEPGIVQAGYSLEFDTRELPLAAQANLVQLSGGSIIFEAERRNITLRPSDLTPVETGDSEFTDYPGSHEQ, encoded by the coding sequence GTGAATACCGATTCATTCTTGGCCAGGTTCTCCTTGACCAGGTTTTCACGGCCGCTGGCAGTTCTGGCCACGATCGTGATTCTTGTCGCATCCTTTGGCCTCGTCGATAGCCTGACTGCGGCGCACGTCGAACATCGACTCTCGCAAACGGTCAAAGAAAACTCGCGCTTAGCGACGACCCCTGCGGTATACGTCGGCGGAGTCCCCTTCGCCCAGGTGCTTGTCACTGAAAATATCCCGCACCTCAGCGTCAACGCCCTCGACGTGGATATCGAAGATCTCGGTATCGTGAATGCTTCGACAGATATATATAACGTGGAACTACCTGCGAGCGCAGCCTACTCAGGTGACGTGGTCGGGCATGTCGCGGAATTAATGAAACGCCGAGTCAGCCTCGACGGAGTCGCCCTCGGCCAGTTTCTGGGGATGACCGACTTAGACATCGCGAACCCCTACGATATTTCCCCCGGCGGTGGCGTCGCCAGCGAGGCCCAGTTGACAGGAACTTTACCCGGCATGAGCGAGAAAACGTCTGTCATTGTGTCCTTAAGGCTCGACGGGCCAATGTTTCGGATGGATCCCATTGAGATTATTACCTCCGGCGAAGAACCGGGCATTGTCCAGGCCGGCTATAGCCTCGAGTTTGATACCCGCGAACTGCCGTTGGCTGCACAAGCAAACCTGGTCCAATTGTCCGGCGGATCCATTATCTTCGAGGCAGAGCGGCGCAATATCACTCTGCGCCCCAGTGACTTAACGCCGGTGGAAACAGGTGATTCAGAGTTCACTGACTACCCTGGTTCCCATGAGCAATAG
- the mshD gene encoding mycothiol synthase, with translation MTNFQITSVQLPAVPTQQAWVKSLIAKAEAHDGVAPFSEVFLQGLNDDRLRHRHLLIADSAVAALAPDGGVELVVDPQWRREGRGSALINEVLAEESAAQFWAHGNLPAARALAESRSMKVTRRLLVMGVEGSPLLEASQVDLPHGFAALNYTQAVERFGRETVEQAWLEANNDAFSWHPEQGGWTLSQLHQGMEADWFDPAGVLLLYHGEQLAGFHWTKVHPQGDGEVYVVGLASAFRGQGLGDPLLRIGLRYLVEQGVRRVILYVEADNQPAVARYEDLGFSTVEDHVVYQEA, from the coding sequence ATGACGAACTTTCAGATCACTTCAGTCCAGCTTCCGGCAGTACCCACCCAGCAAGCGTGGGTGAAATCGCTAATTGCCAAGGCGGAGGCCCACGATGGTGTCGCACCTTTTTCCGAAGTTTTCCTTCAGGGGCTTAACGACGATCGACTGCGCCATCGGCACCTGCTTATTGCTGACAGTGCTGTTGCTGCACTTGCGCCTGACGGTGGGGTAGAGCTGGTTGTTGACCCGCAGTGGCGCCGAGAAGGGCGAGGTTCTGCGCTGATTAATGAAGTCCTCGCCGAGGAATCAGCTGCACAATTCTGGGCCCATGGCAATCTTCCGGCAGCGCGCGCTCTCGCGGAATCCCGTTCCATGAAGGTCACTCGGAGGCTGCTGGTGATGGGGGTGGAGGGCAGCCCGCTGTTAGAGGCCTCGCAAGTTGATCTCCCACACGGTTTTGCGGCGTTGAACTACACCCAGGCGGTGGAAAGGTTTGGCCGCGAAACCGTGGAGCAGGCCTGGCTGGAGGCCAACAATGATGCCTTCTCGTGGCACCCGGAGCAAGGCGGCTGGACTTTGAGCCAGCTCCACCAGGGCATGGAGGCAGACTGGTTTGATCCGGCTGGTGTGCTATTGCTGTACCACGGCGAGCAACTGGCAGGTTTCCACTGGACAAAGGTGCACCCACAAGGGGATGGGGAGGTTTACGTGGTTGGTCTTGCATCCGCATTCCGTGGGCAGGGCTTGGGTGATCCGCTGTTGCGTATTGGGCTCAGGTACCTTGTGGAGCAAGGGGTCCGGCGGGTCATCCTCTACGTAGAGGCGGATAACCAGCCGGCAGTGGCTCGGTATGAAGACTTAGGGTTTTCCACCGTGGAGGACCATGTGGTCTATCAGGAAGCGTAG
- the pstS gene encoding phosphate ABC transporter substrate-binding protein PstS, with protein sequence MLGLPSESAPERFPVIRNIKRTFAIAGVIAATSAGLVACGDSSSGGDTSSAEGTAEQPSEVNTEGLSGTAGELVGEGASSQANAMDYFGQRYSEAVDGASLAYTASGSGSGRRNFIAGQTAFAGSDSPLSDDQIEPAKERCEGNDAWHLPMVIGPVAIAYNLEGVDDLNLSVDSIAKIFKGEITKWNDEQIAAENEGVELPDTKISVVYRTDESGTSDNFQKFLSAATDGYWDTEGQQFPRAVGEGAEGSGGVSTQTSGIDGGITYVESGYAEQQGLGIAKIDFGAGPVELNAESVTKALDGLEFAGAGGEHDMVVDAEALFSQDGEGSYPLILTTYEIVCSAGYDEETKNQVKDFLNVVLQSQDSVLEQLGFIPVTGSHADRLQAAVDAIA encoded by the coding sequence ATGCTCGGTCTTCCATCTGAATCTGCACCGGAAAGGTTTCCCGTGATCCGTAACATTAAGCGCACTTTCGCAATCGCAGGCGTTATTGCCGCAACCTCCGCAGGCCTCGTTGCTTGTGGTGACTCCAGCTCCGGAGGTGACACCTCCTCCGCAGAGGGCACCGCTGAGCAGCCATCCGAGGTCAACACTGAAGGCCTGTCCGGCACTGCTGGCGAGCTGGTTGGTGAGGGTGCTTCCTCCCAGGCTAACGCTATGGACTACTTCGGTCAGCGTTACTCCGAGGCTGTTGACGGCGCATCCCTGGCGTATACCGCTTCGGGCTCCGGCTCTGGCCGTCGTAACTTCATCGCTGGCCAGACCGCTTTCGCTGGTTCTGATTCCCCGCTCTCCGATGATCAGATTGAGCCTGCCAAGGAGCGTTGTGAGGGTAACGATGCCTGGCACTTGCCGATGGTTATCGGCCCAGTTGCTATCGCCTACAACCTTGAGGGTGTTGATGACCTGAACCTTTCCGTCGACTCCATCGCCAAGATCTTCAAGGGCGAGATCACCAAGTGGAACGACGAGCAGATCGCTGCTGAGAACGAGGGTGTTGAGCTGCCTGACACCAAAATCTCTGTCGTCTACCGCACCGATGAGTCTGGTACTTCTGACAACTTCCAGAAGTTCCTGTCTGCCGCAACCGATGGTTACTGGGACACCGAGGGCCAGCAGTTCCCACGCGCTGTGGGGGAGGGTGCTGAGGGGTCGGGTGGCGTGTCCACCCAGACTTCCGGCATCGACGGTGGCATCACCTACGTTGAGTCTGGCTACGCTGAGCAGCAGGGTCTGGGTATCGCGAAGATCGACTTCGGTGCAGGCCCCGTTGAGCTGAACGCCGAGAGCGTCACCAAGGCTCTGGACGGCTTGGAGTTCGCTGGTGCCGGTGGTGAGCACGACATGGTTGTTGACGCAGAGGCCCTGTTCTCCCAGGACGGCGAGGGTTCTTACCCACTGATTCTGACCACCTACGAGATCGTCTGCTCCGCAGGGTACGACGAAGAGACGAAGAACCAGGTCAAGGACTTCCTGAACGTTGTTCTGCAGTCCCAGGATTCCGTTCTGGAGCAGCTGGGCTTCATCCCGGTTACTGGTTCCCATGCAGACCGTCTACAGGCCGCTGTCGACGCGATTGCTTAA
- the pstC gene encoding phosphate ABC transporter permease subunit PstC encodes MANNNEPLNEGREDEVRAGRVATESDPTVMNSTGTLNAGVTPSGDDADGIQASGAGVKRPGDRIFEFLSVASASLITVIIAAIGIFLLLQAIEPLSRNEGGLIGFFTYSGPWQTNDLENMQFGIPNMFLSTVTISLIALIIAMPVALGVALFLSNYAPANLVRPLATLVDMLAAVPSIVYGLWGWQVLGPALSGFYEWIYSWAGNFFLFATYANTPSFATGRNMLTGGVVLAVMILPVIAATAREVFVQTPKGHIEAALALGATRWEVVRMTVIPFGLSGYISGSMLGLGRALGETMALYMVVSPSTAFRGSLFDGGTTFATAIASAAAEFSNPVSAGAYIAAGLVLFLLTFIVNSIARTLVAKS; translated from the coding sequence ATGGCTAACAATAATGAGCCTCTGAATGAAGGGCGTGAGGACGAAGTCCGCGCCGGCCGAGTGGCCACTGAATCCGATCCAACTGTGATGAACTCAACCGGCACATTGAACGCGGGCGTAACGCCCTCCGGTGATGATGCCGACGGTATTCAGGCCTCAGGCGCGGGAGTTAAGCGCCCCGGCGACCGTATTTTCGAGTTTCTTTCTGTTGCATCGGCTTCCCTGATCACGGTGATCATTGCCGCCATTGGCATCTTCCTGCTACTGCAAGCAATCGAGCCACTGTCCCGTAACGAGGGTGGCCTGATCGGCTTCTTCACGTACTCGGGCCCTTGGCAGACTAATGACTTGGAGAACATGCAGTTCGGTATCCCGAACATGTTCCTGTCTACGGTCACCATTTCTCTCATTGCGTTGATCATTGCAATGCCTGTTGCCTTGGGCGTGGCGTTGTTCCTGTCAAACTACGCACCTGCGAATCTGGTCCGTCCTCTCGCAACCTTGGTGGACATGCTCGCAGCGGTCCCCTCTATCGTGTACGGCCTGTGGGGCTGGCAGGTGTTAGGCCCTGCTTTGTCCGGGTTCTATGAGTGGATTTACAGCTGGGCCGGAAATTTCTTCCTTTTCGCAACTTATGCCAACACGCCCTCCTTTGCCACTGGCCGTAACATGCTCACCGGTGGCGTCGTCCTAGCAGTGATGATTTTGCCCGTTATCGCAGCAACTGCACGCGAAGTCTTCGTGCAGACTCCGAAGGGACATATTGAAGCGGCACTGGCCCTGGGCGCTACCCGGTGGGAAGTTGTCCGGATGACTGTGATTCCATTTGGTCTGTCCGGCTACATTTCCGGTTCCATGCTGGGCTTGGGTCGTGCACTGGGTGAAACCATGGCGCTGTACATGGTGGTGTCCCCTTCGACCGCGTTCCGTGGTTCCTTGTTCGATGGCGGTACCACATTCGCAACAGCTATTGCATCCGCGGCAGCAGAGTTCAGTAACCCAGTCAGTGCGGGCGCCTATATTGCAGCCGGCCTTGTTCTGTTCTTGCTGACATTCATCGTCAACTCGATCGCTCGTACGCTCGTGGCTAAGAGCTAA
- the pstA gene encoding phosphate ABC transporter permease PstA — MSTVTPTDKQISGASGPTFTEISSGRKTMNTFMTFIMWACMIVALIPLAWVLWTVLSNGIGAVTDIDWWTKDQTGTIRILPGGGALHAIVGTLVQTFIASIVSIPLGIFTAIYLVEYAQGGWLGRLTTFMVDILSGVPSIVAALFIYTLWITVLGQQRSGFAVALSLILLMLPIVVRNTEEMLRVVPMDLREASYALGVPKWKTIVRIVLPTALSGIVTGVMLAVARVMGESAPVLVLVGSTSTLSWNPFGGPQSSLPLMMLEMYKAGTTDVLMDKLWGAALTLVILVVSINLVARLIAAKFSVKK; from the coding sequence ATGAGTACCGTAACCCCTACTGACAAGCAGATCTCCGGGGCGTCTGGCCCGACTTTTACTGAGATCTCATCTGGCCGTAAGACTATGAACACCTTCATGACCTTCATCATGTGGGCATGTATGATCGTAGCTTTGATCCCACTGGCGTGGGTGCTGTGGACTGTGTTGTCAAACGGCATCGGTGCCGTCACCGATATCGACTGGTGGACCAAGGACCAAACGGGCACCATCCGTATCCTGCCCGGTGGCGGTGCGCTGCACGCGATTGTCGGTACGCTCGTGCAAACCTTCATCGCATCGATCGTGTCCATTCCATTGGGTATCTTCACCGCGATCTACCTCGTCGAGTACGCGCAGGGTGGCTGGCTGGGACGTCTGACCACCTTCATGGTGGACATTCTCTCGGGCGTTCCTTCCATCGTCGCTGCACTATTCATCTACACGCTGTGGATCACCGTTCTCGGTCAGCAGCGTTCCGGTTTCGCAGTGGCACTGTCGCTGATCCTGCTGATGCTTCCGATCGTCGTGCGCAATACCGAAGAAATGCTGCGTGTTGTTCCCATGGATCTGCGCGAGGCGTCGTACGCCTTGGGTGTTCCGAAGTGGAAGACCATCGTGCGCATCGTGTTGCCAACCGCATTGTCCGGCATCGTCACCGGTGTCATGCTGGCTGTTGCCCGCGTGATGGGTGAATCCGCACCAGTGCTGGTCTTGGTGGGCTCTACTTCAACTCTGTCCTGGAACCCATTCGGTGGCCCGCAGTCCTCGCTTCCGCTGATGATGCTGGAGATGTACAAGGCTGGTACGACCGATGTGTTGATGGACAAGCTGTGGGGCGCTGCTCTCACGCTTGTGATCTTGGTGGTGTCGATCAACCTGGTCGCCCGCTTGATCGCAGCCAAGTTCTCGGTTAAGAAGTAA
- the pstB gene encoding phosphate ABC transporter ATP-binding protein PstB, with protein sequence MSKLVLNDVDIYYGDFHAVQNVNLRIPAQAVTAFIGPSGCGKSTVLRTLNRMHEVIPGAHVKGEILLDGKNIYDKDVDPVSVRNTIGMVFQKANPFPTMSIEDNVVAGLKLSGEKDKQKLKEVAERSLRGANLWDEVKDRLDKPGGGLSGGQQQRLCIARAIAVQPEVLLMDEPCSALDPISTLAVEDLIHELKEEFTIVIVTHNMQQAARVSDKTAFYSLEATGKPGQLIEFDDTKTIFENPSRKETEDYIAGRFG encoded by the coding sequence ATGTCTAAGCTTGTACTTAATGACGTCGACATTTACTACGGCGACTTCCACGCCGTACAGAACGTCAACCTACGGATCCCAGCCCAGGCTGTGACCGCCTTCATCGGCCCATCCGGCTGTGGCAAATCCACCGTGCTGCGCACCCTTAACCGCATGCACGAGGTTATCCCGGGCGCTCACGTCAAGGGTGAAATCTTACTCGACGGGAAGAACATCTACGACAAAGATGTTGACCCGGTGTCGGTGCGTAACACCATCGGCATGGTGTTCCAGAAGGCAAACCCATTCCCAACCATGTCCATCGAGGACAACGTGGTAGCTGGCCTGAAGCTGTCTGGCGAGAAGGACAAGCAGAAGCTTAAGGAAGTGGCGGAGAGGTCTCTGCGTGGCGCTAACCTGTGGGATGAGGTCAAGGACCGTCTAGACAAGCCAGGTGGTGGCCTTTCTGGTGGTCAGCAGCAGCGTCTCTGCATCGCTCGCGCGATTGCTGTCCAGCCAGAGGTGCTGTTGATGGACGAGCCATGCTCCGCTCTTGACCCGATCTCAACTCTTGCAGTGGAGGATCTCATCCACGAGCTGAAAGAAGAGTTCACCATCGTTATCGTGACCCACAACATGCAGCAGGCTGCGCGTGTGTCCGATAAGACTGCTTTCTACTCCCTCGAAGCAACTGGCAAGCCTGGTCAGCTCATCGAATTCGATGACACCAAGACCATCTTTGAAAACCCAAGTCGTAAGGAAACCGAAGATTATATCGCTGGCCGCTTCGGCTAA
- the phoU gene encoding phosphate signaling complex protein PhoU, with the protein MRTVYREHLDAFAHDLLVMCDTVRAIMDKASEALLNTSLEKAEDALSIADPLEEIRIRCEERAVELLALENPVASDLRQVVSSIYIVEDFSRMAALAMHIAKTARRRHPDPVLPAPIVGYVEEMVRLVREMGEKTHDLLVDPDADVALVLSQDDDAVDDLNDFLLNLLTQRQWEHSTREAVDLALLTRFYERYADHCVNVAARIVYLITGLMPTEYKQQMESDRADQELSERFEALERQFRRGYRTK; encoded by the coding sequence ATGCGTACTGTCTACCGTGAACACCTCGACGCTTTCGCCCATGACCTGCTGGTTATGTGCGACACCGTGCGAGCAATCATGGATAAGGCGTCGGAGGCGCTTCTCAACACATCACTGGAGAAGGCCGAGGACGCCTTGTCCATCGCCGACCCGTTGGAAGAGATTCGAATCCGCTGCGAGGAACGCGCAGTAGAACTCCTAGCGCTAGAAAACCCCGTTGCATCCGACCTGCGCCAAGTAGTCTCCTCAATCTATATCGTGGAGGACTTCTCTCGCATGGCGGCCCTAGCCATGCACATCGCGAAAACGGCCCGCCGCCGCCACCCTGACCCCGTATTACCTGCACCAATTGTAGGCTACGTCGAAGAAATGGTACGCCTCGTACGAGAAATGGGCGAGAAAACACACGACCTGCTGGTAGACCCAGATGCGGACGTGGCGTTGGTCTTAAGCCAAGACGATGATGCCGTCGACGACCTAAATGACTTCCTTCTCAACCTCCTGACCCAACGACAGTGGGAGCACAGCACCCGCGAAGCAGTTGATTTAGCACTGCTGACTCGTTTCTATGAACGCTACGCTGACCACTGCGTCAACGTAGCCGCACGAATCGTGTACCTGATCACCGGCCTGATGCCCACAGAGTACAAACAGCAAATGGAGTCTGACCGCGCTGACCAAGAACTCAGCGAGCGCTTCGAAGCCCTCGAACGCCAATTCCGTCGCGGTTACCGCACCAAGTAG